From a single Denticeps clupeoides unplaced genomic scaffold, fDenClu1.1, whole genome shotgun sequence genomic region:
- the LOC114783607 gene encoding potassium voltage-gated channel subfamily G member 2-like: MYQEVAFLAGNTERKLTTFHFNPVENPQEVSTKKGVFYKRVQLLSPEHEGDPRRPSLSRQNDAAIINVGGIKYRIPWSTLEEFPLTRLGKLRSCNNAEELLDVCDDYDVSRNEFFFDRSPSAFRSIVTFLAAGKLRLLREMCALSFQEELLYWGVEEQRLEWCCMRKLRLRQEEHREQLRQEEEDVETVTPQSCEEVPSGGEPEESRAACCMRRLRDMVDNPHSGIPGKIFACLSVVFVAITAVTLCISTMPDLREEEERGECSQRCFNIFVLETVCVGWFSLEFLLRFIHTQSKCVFLRTPLNIIDVVAILPYYITLIVDSVSAGERPAGSGNNYLEKVGLVLRVLRALRIFYVMRLARHSLGLQTLGLTVRRCTREFGLLLLFLCVAMALFSPLVFLAESEMGAKQEFTSIPGSYWWAVISMTTVGYGDMVPRSIPGQVVALSSILSGILLMAFPVTSIFHTFSRSYLELKEEQSRAARQRPGSHDSTKSQNSEDSQDTDSYYPAVAAAAEASVAAFHRKSTAAPAQRAGEARRSAKT, encoded by the exons ATGTATCAAGAAGTGGCTTTCCTGGCGGGCAACACAGAGCGGAAGCTGACCACCTTCCACTTCAACCCAGTGGAGAACCCTCAGGAAGTCAGCACCAAGAAGGGGGTCTTCTACAAACGTGTGCAACTGCTGTCACCCGAGCACGAGGGAGACCCCAGACGGCCATCTCTGTCCCGCCAGAACGATGCTGCCATCATCAACGTAGGTGGGATTAAGTACCGCATCCCCTGGTCCACGCTGGAGGAGTTCCCACTCACGCGCCTGGGAAAGCTGCGAAGCTGCAACAACGCAGAGGAGCTTCTGGACGTCTGCGACGACTACGACGTCAGCCGCAACGAGTTCTTCTTCGATCGCAGCCCCTCAGCCTTCCGCTCCATTGTCACCTTCTTGGCAGCAGGTAAGCTGCGCCTGCTGCGGGAGATGTGTGCCCTCTCCTTCCAGGAGGAGCTGTTGTACTGGGgcgtggaggagcagcggctgGAGTGGTGTTGCATGCGCAAGCTGCGGCTGCGGCAAGAGGAGCACCGGGAGCAGCtgaggcaggaggaggaggacgtggagacGGTCACCCCGCAGTCATGCGAGGAGGTGCCGAGCGGAGGAGAGCCAGAGGAGAGCCGGGCGGCCTGCTGTATGAGGAGGTTGAGGGACATGGTGGACAACCCGCACTCGGGGATACCAGGGAAGATATTTGCATGCCTGTCAGTGGTGTTTGTGGCCATCACCGCGGTAACACTCTGCATCAGCACCATGCCGGACCtgagggaagaggaggagcgg GGCGAGTGTTCGCAGCGCTGTTTCAACATCTTCGTGCTGGAGACGGTGTGCGTGGGCTGGTTTTCGCTGGAGTTCCTGCTGCGCTTCATCCACACGCAGAGCAAGTGCGTGTTCCTGCGCACGCCGCTCAACATCATCGACGTGGTGGCCATCCTCCCCTACTACATCACGCTCATCGTGGACTCGGTGTCCGCCGGCGAGCGGCCGGCGGGCTCGGGGAACAACTACCTGGAGAAGGTGGGCCTGGTCCTCCGCGTCCTGCGGGCGCTGCGCATCTTCTACGTCATGCGGCTGGCGAGGCACTCCCTGGGCCTCCAGACGCTGGGGCTGACGGTGCGGCGCTGCACGCGCGAGTTCggcctgctcctcctcttcctctgcgtcGCCATGGCGCTCTTCTCGCCGCTGGTCTTCCTGGCCGAGAGCGAGATGGGCGCCAAGCAGGAGTTCACCAGCATCCCCGGCAGCTACTGGTGGGCCGTGATCTCCATGACGACGGTGGGCTACGGGGACATGGTGCCGCGCAGCATTCCCGGCCAGGTGGTGGCGCTGAGCAGCATCCTGAGCGGGATCCTGCTGATGGCCTTCCCCGTCACCTCCATCTTCCACACCTTCTCGCGCTCCTACCTGGAACTGAAGGAGGAGCAGAGCCGCGCGGCGCGCCAGCGGCCCGGCTCCCACGACAGCACCAAGTCGCAGAACAGCGAGGACTCGCAGGACACGGACAGCTACTACCCGGcggtcgccgccgccgccgaggcTTCGGTCGCCGCCTTCCACCGGAAGTCCACCGCCGCGCCGGCGCAGCGGGCCGGAGAAGCCAGGAGGTCGGCCAAGACCTGA